The window GTACGCAGCGGGCGGAAGGCGGTCGGAGGAGCCGGGAACCGATCGTGCAGCCGCATACAAGGTAAAGTGCCGTCGGCTGTTTAAAATTTCAACTATCCTGAGTTCTGAATTGCCTGCTGCCAGCCGCCTGCCGCCCGCTGCTCACGGCACGACCAGCACCATGCCGGGCCGTAAATCCGTTGGATTGTGCATCACGCGGCGATTCGCTTCATAGAGCGATTCATAACGTCGGCCGTCGCCGTAAAATCGACGCGCCAAATCCACTAGGTTGTCCCCCGGCTGCACCGTGTAGGTGCGCTGGCTAGCGCGTTGGGCAGCTACAGCCGAAGCCGTTTTGCCGGCGGCAGTTGGTGCCGCGGGCAACGGCACCAGCGGAGCGATCGGCGTCGCCGGAGCCGATGGCAGCAAACTGGTATCGCCGGCGGCTGGTAGCGCCACCTTCGAAGGAATCCGCAATTCTGCGCCAATGGGCAACACCTCCGGACTACGGAGCACGTCCCGGTTGTATTCGTACAACTCCAGGTACCGATCGGCACGGCCCAAATAGCGCTGCGCCAGGTTTTGCAGCGTGTCACCGTCTACAATTTTGTGTGTTTGCTCTGGAGCATCTAAATCCACCATTGAGTCTGGCGGGGCGACAGTAGGAGCCAGGGATGATGAGTGCGTTGACTCATTCTCCTGGCTGTTCGAGCTTCCAGGCGCTGCCTCAATGCGGCCATCAAAAGCTGTGGTTGCCGCTGGCTGTTGGCCCGCACCGGGCGCAGCGTTGCTCGTAGTAGGGTTGCTTACCGTTGGCTGCACCGCTTCGCGCCATGTTGAACCCGGCGAGGAATGCGACTTGACCTGTTCGATCTTGCGATACTGCAGCGCCAACGCAACGCCCAGCGCCAACACCACAGCAGCCAGAATGATCTTTTTGCGACGGTCCACGATGCGTAATTCCGGCCTTGATCCGCTGGTTCCAATTGAACAGCCCTGAGAATCCACCATTTTCTGCTATCGGACGGGCGAAGGAGAAATGGCCAAGGGCGGAAACGGCCGCGCAATAAAGCGCACCGGCGCGTCGCTACAAGTGCGACAGGCTGCAAAGTTTACGCAGGCCGCTTCCGGCCGTCGCATCAAGCGGCGCCAGTAGCGCGAACCGCCCCGCCGCCCGTGGTGCGAACCATGCCGCCGGTAGGGACGCTCGGGCGCTTGAACCACAGCAAAATCGGCGCGGCAATGAACACCGAACTGTACGTCCCGGTCAGCACGCCGATCATCATGGCAAAGGCAAAGGCATGCACTCCTTCGCCGCCAAAGAAATACAAAATGAATGTTACCAAAAATACCGTGCCCGAGGTCAAAATGGTCCGCGACAGCGTTTGATTGACCGCCTGATTGATCATGGTGGCCGATAAGTCGGGACTTTTACCGCGGATTTCGCGAATTCGGTCGAACACCACAATCGTGTCGTTGATCGAGTAACCGACAATCGTCAACAAGGCCGCGACCACTTCCAGACTGATTTTGAACGGATCGACCTGCAAAAATCCCAACGGACCGGCCAGCCAGTAGCTAAGCGCCAGCGCGCCCACGGCAATAAACACGTCGTGAATCAGCGCGACAATGGCCGCCAGACCAAAAATCAAATTCTGGAAGCGAATCCAAATATAGGCCGCCACCAAAATGTTGCTCACCGCCAGAGCGTAATAGGCCGTCGTCTCCGTATCACTGGCGACTTTGCCGCCGATGTTATTCGCCGTCGGAAACACTGGCGTCTCCGCCAATTGTTGCTGGACGGTGCTAAGCAGCTTTTCGGTTTGCTCGCGCGGCAACGAAACTCGTACGTCCCAATCCTGAACCGTAATGCTACTGCCAGGCGTGTAATCCGCATCGGGGCTCGACAGGTCGAAGACAGCTTCGGGGAGTTGGGACGCCGCTCGAGCGTCGTTCAACATAGTTTCCAGCGAGGCGTAATTAATGCCGTCCGCAAACCGCAGCTTGGCGACAGTGCCCGCTTCCGGCGCGGCCGTGGCGTTCTGAGTTCCGGTGTCTTTTCCGGCTTCGCCCTTTCCGGCAGCTTCTTTCGCGGCCATCGCTTTGGAGCCTGTGTCACTTTTGCCGGCGCCTTTACCCGCCCCATCTTTATCCTTCCTTGCATCTTTGCCTGCTTCCTTGGCTGAATCTTTGCTTGCCGCAGCGTCAGACTTCGCATCGGTAACGGTAGATGTTGCTGTTGCATCTTCTGTCGCAGAATGATCCGGTGAAGCCACCGCCACGGACACAATCTCCATGGAATACATTTTCAGTTGGCCCGCAAAAATGCTTTTCAGCTTGTCTTTCAGCGCCTTAATGGCCTCCACGTTCGACTTTTCGCCACCGGTTTTCTCCCCTTGATAAGAGGTATCGATATTGAAGTGCGTATCGTGTTCGGCCAGCTCGTTGCTTGCGACGGCGCTAACCGAAACGTCTGGCAGCTTCGCATCCGTCACCTTTTCGCGAACCAGCTTGATGTCGGTCGCTTTGTTGAACACCACTTGCACGGCGGTGCCGCCGGTAAAATCGATGCCGAACAATCCTGCGCCCCCCAGCCATCCCGCTTCGCGCGCCACGGCCGCTCCCATGCCAATCAAAATGGCCGTCACCGAAATCGCCATCCAGCGCGGCATCCATTTCACAAAATCAAAGCTGGTCTTGCCGAAAATGTGCCGCATGTTCAACCGCTTCAGCCAATGCTGCCGTTCGGCAATGTCGAATACGATGCGCGAGCAATACACGGCAGTGTACAAATTCAAGAGCAAACCCAACACCAACGTGGTGGCAAAGCCGCGCAATTGATCGGTTCCAATCACAAACAGCACAATGCCCGTAATCAACGTCGTGCAGTGCGAGTCGATAATGGTTGTCATGGCGCGGCCAAACCCGTTGCGCACGGCCATCCGCAGCGCTGCCCCACGCTCCTGTTCTTCCCGCATCCGCTCGTAAATCAGCACGTTGGCATCAACCGCCATGCCCACGCTGAGCACTAACCCGGCCAACCCGGCCAAGGTGAGGTGGGCTTTGATGAGAATCATCACCGCCATGACCAGCACCAGGTTCATTAACACTGCCAAGTTGGCGACCAAACCGCAGAAGCGATAATAAATTTGCATGAATATCAGCACCGCCACGGTAGCCAGCCCCATCGACCACGCCCCGGCCCGAATGGTGTCGGTCCCCAATTGGGCGCTGGCCGAGTATTCGGAGACGGGAATTTTGCTCAGCGCCGCGGGCAAGCTGCCGGCATTCAGAATGTCGACCAAAAACTGCACTTTCTCGGGCGTGAAGTCGCCGGTAATTTGCCCCGTGCTGCTAATTCTCCCCCGAATGGTCGGCGCGGACATCAATTTGCCGTCCAGAACAATGCCCAACTGATAGGCCAGCGTACCGTTGGGATCAGGCAAATGGCTGCTCGTCAAATCGCCAAACAGCCCGGCCCCTTCCGAATTGAACGAAAACGAAACCATCGGACGGCCGGTTTCCGGATCATTCGCGGGAGCGGCACGGGAAAGATAGTGGCCATCCACGTCTCCGGGACTGACGATCACCAATCGCTCCCATTCCTCTTTTTTGTTTTGCCGAGCGACCGTCGAAGGTTCGTGGCTCATCAGCGAGTGGGAGAATTCGCTTTGATCCACAGGCACCCATTGCGCGACAATTTCATCCTGCCCTTCCGCATTTGGCATTTTCACGTCGTGCCCGGTCGTTTGATCGGCCAACTCGATGTATTTGCGGTGCTTGGGCGCATTGGGGTTAGCCAAAATCCGGAATTGCATGGCGCCGGCCGTGCTGATTTTGTCCTTAATCAAATCGACTTCCGCCGGCTCCGCCTGCGGGATGATCACTTCCACCCGGTCCGTTCCCATCCGCCGTACGGTCACTTCCTTTTGTCCACCCGGATTCACCCGCTTGCTAATTGCG of the Pirellulales bacterium genome contains:
- a CDS encoding LysM peptidoglycan-binding domain-containing protein, producing the protein MDRRKKIILAAVVLALGVALALQYRKIEQVKSHSSPGSTWREAVQPTVSNPTTSNAAPGAGQQPAATTAFDGRIEAAPGSSNSQENESTHSSSLAPTVAPPDSMVDLDAPEQTHKIVDGDTLQNLAQRYLGRADRYLELYEYNRDVLRSPEVLPIGAELRIPSKVALPAAGDTSLLPSAPATPIAPLVPLPAAPTAAGKTASAVAAQRASQRTYTVQPGDNLVDLARRFYGDGRRYESLYEANRRVMHNPTDLRPGMVLVVP
- the secD gene encoding protein translocase subunit SecD, which codes for MSSVHALFTLLAQATPAAAGAAAVPAGPPIPWYHEAWFGILMALIVLTAPFFLGQWCAQKLRMNDYAWRIGLLIFSLLAGIAICLVGWPPKLGIDLSGGVILVYEVDQSKTSMTNLPDVADQVHKALQDAGIDSTVTADEDSGQVDVTLAGADPVETAKVEQQIGKFKVPDAELVVEARPIRAGQQVLVYGVRNTRTVDMDRLTSAISKRVNPGGQKEVTVRRMGTDRVEVIIPQAEPAEVDLIKDKISTAGAMQFRILANPNAPKHRKYIELADQTTGHDVKMPNAEGQDEIVAQWVPVDQSEFSHSLMSHEPSTVARQNKKEEWERLVIVSPGDVDGHYLSRAAPANDPETGRPMVSFSFNSEGAGLFGDLTSSHLPDPNGTLAYQLGIVLDGKLMSAPTIRGRISSTGQITGDFTPEKVQFLVDILNAGSLPAALSKIPVSEYSASAQLGTDTIRAGAWSMGLATVAVLIFMQIYYRFCGLVANLAVLMNLVLVMAVMILIKAHLTLAGLAGLVLSVGMAVDANVLIYERMREEQERGAALRMAVRNGFGRAMTTIIDSHCTTLITGIVLFVIGTDQLRGFATTLVLGLLLNLYTAVYCSRIVFDIAERQHWLKRLNMRHIFGKTSFDFVKWMPRWMAISVTAILIGMGAAVAREAGWLGGAGLFGIDFTGGTAVQVVFNKATDIKLVREKVTDAKLPDVSVSAVASNELAEHDTHFNIDTSYQGEKTGGEKSNVEAIKALKDKLKSIFAGQLKMYSMEIVSVAVASPDHSATEDATATSTVTDAKSDAAASKDSAKEAGKDARKDKDGAGKGAGKSDTGSKAMAAKEAAGKGEAGKDTGTQNATAAPEAGTVAKLRFADGINYASLETMLNDARAASQLPEAVFDLSSPDADYTPGSSITVQDWDVRVSLPREQTEKLLSTVQQQLAETPVFPTANNIGGKVASDTETTAYYALAVSNILVAAYIWIRFQNLIFGLAAIVALIHDVFIAVGALALSYWLAGPLGFLQVDPFKISLEVVAALLTIVGYSINDTIVVFDRIREIRGKSPDLSATMINQAVNQTLSRTILTSGTVFLVTFILYFFGGEGVHAFAFAMMIGVLTGTYSSVFIAAPILLWFKRPSVPTGGMVRTTGGGAVRATGAA